In Zalophus californianus isolate mZalCal1 chromosome 17, mZalCal1.pri.v2, whole genome shotgun sequence, one DNA window encodes the following:
- the NPAS1 gene encoding neuronal PAS domain-containing protein 1, whose product MAAPYPSSGGGGEVKCGGGRGRSVPWDFLPGLVVKAPPGPCLQAQRKEKSRNAARSRRGKENLEFFELAKLLPLPGAISSQLDKASIVRLSVTYLRLRRFAALGAPPWGLRAAGPPAGLAPGHRGPVALVSEVFEQHLGGHILQSLDGFVFALNQEGKFLYISETVSIYLGLSQVELTGSSVFDYIHPGDHSEVLEQLGLRAPTPGPPTPPSVPSSSSSSSSSSLADTPEIEASAAEVPPFSRVQERSFFIRMKSTLTKRGLHVKASGYKVIHVTGRLRARSLGLVALGHTLPPAPLAELPLHGHMIVFRLSLGLTILACESRVSDHMDLGPSELVGRSCYQFVHGQDAARIRQSHLDLLDKGQVMTGYYRWLQRAGGFVWLQSVATVAVSGKSPGERHVLWVSYVLSQAEGGQTPLDAFQLPASVACEDASSPEPEPTEPEPPVEGKQAAPLDKDEAPRSRGKRIKVEPRPGDAKDPEDSGDEEPSGHPALPRPEFTSVIRAGALKQDLVRPWGLGPPGDPPPSLLHAGFLPPVVRGLCTPGTIRYGPAELGLMYPHLQRLGPGPTLPEAFYPPLGLPYPGPTGTRVQRKGD is encoded by the exons ATGGCGGCCCCCTACCCCAGCAGTGGCGGCGGAGGCGAGGTCAAGTGCGGGGGAGGTCGTGGCCGCAGCGTCCCGTGGGACTTTCTGCCTGGGCTGGTGGTCAAGGCCCCGCCCGGACCCTG CCTGCAGGCGCAGCGCAAGGAGAAGTCCCGGAATGCGGCGCGCTCGCGGCGCGGAAAGGAGAACCTGGAGTTCTTCGAGCTGGCCAAGCTGCTCCCGCTGCCCGGAGCCATCTCGAGCCAGCTGGACAAGGCGTCCATCGTGCGCCTCAGCGTCACCTACCTCCGCCTGCGCCGCTTCGCCGCCCTCGGGGCGCCGCCCTGGGGACTGCGGGCCGCGGGGCCACCGGCCGGCCTCG ccccaggccacagGGGCCCCGTGGCGCTGGTGTCTGAAGTCTTCGAGCAGCACCTGGGAGGACACATCTTGCAG TCCCTGGATGGCTTCGTGTTTGCCTTGAACCAGGAAGGGAAGTTCCTCTACATCTCCGAGACCGTCTCCATCTATCTGGGTCTCTCACAG GTGGAGCTGACGGGTAGCAGCGTCTTCGACTACATCCATCCGGGGGACCACTCCGAGGTGCTGGAGCAACTGGGGCTCCGGGCCCCGACCCCcgggccccccaccccgccctccgttccctcctcttcctcctcttcgtCTTCCTCCTCGCTCGCGGATACCCCTGAGATCG AGGCCAGCGCCGCCGAAGTGCCTCCCTTCTCCCGGGTCCAGGAGCGCTCCTTCTTCATCCGCATGAAATCTACCCTCACCAAGAGGGGGCTGCACGTCAAGGCCTCGGGGTACAAG GTCATCCACGTAACGGGGCGCCTTCGGGCCCGCTCCCTGGGCCTTGTGGCTCTGGGCCACACGTTGCCCCCAGCCCCCTTGGCTGAGCTGCCACTACACGGACATATGATCGTCTTCCGTCTCAGCCTGGGTCTCACCATCCTTGCTTGTGAGAGCAG AGTCAGCGACCACATGGACCTGGGGCCCTCAGAGCTCGTGGGTCGCAGCTGCTACCAGTTTGTCCACGGCCAGGATGCAGCCAGGATCCGCCAGAGCCACCTGGACC TGCTGGACAAGGGGCAGGTGATGACTGGTTACTACCGTTGGCTGCAGCGGGCTGGGGGCTTTGTGTGGCTGCAGTCCGTGGCCACCGTGGCTGTGAGCGGGAAGAGCCCCGGGGAGCGCCACGTGCTCTGGGTCAGCTATGTGCTCAG CCAAGCCGAGGGTGGCCAGACCCCTCTGGATGCCTTCCAGCTTCCGGCCAGCGTGGCCTGTGAGGACGCATCCAGCCCAGAGCCAGAGCCCACAG AGCCAGAGCCTCCAGTGGAAGGGAAGCAGGCTGCCCCCCTAGACAAGGACGAGGCCCCCCGGAGCCGGGGCAAACGCATCAAAGTGGAGCCTCGCCCAGGGGACGCTAAAGACCCGGAGGACAGTGGGGACGAGGAGCCGTCTGGCCACCCGGCCCTGCCTCGGCCTGAGTTTACTTCTGTCATCCGGGCAGGGGCCCTGAAGCAGGACCTGGTGcggccctggggcctggggcctcctggggaccccccaccttccctcctccacGCGGGCTTCCTGCCCCCTGTCGTGCGGGGCCTGTGCACACCCGGCACCATCCGCTATGGCCCCGCGGAGCTGGGCCTCATGTACCCGCACCTGCAGAGGCTGGGCCCGGGCCCCACCCTCCCTGAGGCCTTCTACCCGCCCCTGGGCCTGCCGTACCCGGGGCCCACGGGCACCAGGGTGCAGCGGAAGGGGGACTGA
- the TMEM160 gene encoding transmembrane protein 160, whose protein sequence is MGGGWWWARAARLARLRFRGALLPPPRPRSGGARGSFAPGHGPRAGASPPPVSELDRADAWLLRKAHETAFLSWFRNGLLASGIGVISFMQSDMGREAAYGFFLLGGLCVVWGGSSYVVGLAALRGPMQLSLGGAAASVGAVLAVGLLWACAVGLYMGQLELDVELVPEDDGTAAAEGPDEAGRPPPE, encoded by the exons ATGGGAGGTGGCTGGTGGTGGGCTCGGGCCGCCCGACTGGCCCGGCTCCGCTTCCGGGGGGCGCTGCTGCCGCCTCCGCGGCCCCGGAGCGGGGGCGCCCGGGGGTCTTTCGCCCCTGGCCACGGCCCCCGCGCCGGGGCTTCGCCACCCCCCGTGTCCGAGCTGGATCGTGCGGACGCCTGGCTCCTTCGGAAGGCGCACGAGACAG CATTCCTCTCCTGGTTCCGCAATGGTCTCCTGGCATCAGGCATCGGGGTCATCTCCTTCATGCAGAGTGACATGGGTCGGGAAGCTGCCTATG GCTTCTTCCTGCTGGGCGgcctgtgtgtggtgtggggcGGCTCCTCCTACGTGGTGGGCCTGGCGGCGCTGCGGGGACCCATGCAGCTGTCGCTGGGGGGCGCGGCGGCGAGCGTGGGGGCCGTGCTGGCGGTAGGCCTGCTCTGGGCTTGTGCCGTCGGCCTCTACATGGGTCAGCTGGAGCTGGATGTGGAGCTGGTGCCCGAGGACGACGGGACAGCAGCTGCCGAAGGCCCCGATGAAGCAGGCCGGCCACCACCGGAGTGA